In Populus nigra chromosome 10, ddPopNigr1.1, whole genome shotgun sequence, the following proteins share a genomic window:
- the LOC133705169 gene encoding uncharacterized protein LOC133705169 isoform X1, translating to MAAVCEKIVENVIVAKNRVLTTNQYNQRDCCSAAAPYNHRNFLSFHGGKKLLPKYHCGFVSRRNIYCNAAPSTTAVPYLEKVDFMKLQNGSDIRGVAVAGVEGEPVTLTEPVTEAIAAAFSAWLLEMKRADASKPLRVSVGHDSRISAQVLQDAVSQGIAGAGLDVVQYGLASTPAMFNSTLTEDEAFLCPVDGAIMITASHLPYNRNGFKFFTNAGGLGKADIKIILERAADIYKSFTDQGLMKSKRKASESIKRVDYMTVYTSDLVKAVRKAAENIEKPLEGFHIVVDAGNGAGGFFAEKVLQPLGAITSGSQFLEPDGMFPNHIPNPEDKTAMKAITQAVLENKADLGIIFDTDVDRSAAVDSIGREFNRNRLIALMSAIVLEEHPGTTIVTDSVTSDGLTTFIEKKLGGKHHRFKRGYKNVIDEAVRLNSVGEESHLAIETSGHGALRENHWLDDGAYLMVKVLNKLASARASGIAGGSKVLTDLVEGLQEPGVAVELRLKIDQNHPDLQGGSFREYGEAVLQLLENHIESDPKLQKAPVNYEGVRASGFGGWFLLRLSLHDPVLPLNIEATSHEDAVKLGLAVSSAVKEFHALDTSALDEFIQT from the exons ATGGCAG CAGTGTGCGAGAAGATTGTTGAAAATGTAATTGTAGCAAAGAATAGGGTGTTGACGACAAATCAATACAACCAAAGGGACTGTTGTTCTGCGGCGGCCCCTTATAACCACCGCAACTTCCTTTCCTTCCACGGAGGGAAAAAGTTATTACCAAAATACCACTGTGGTTTCGTTAGCCGTCGAAATATTTACTGCAATG CTGCTCCGTCGACGACTGCGGTGCCATATCTGGAGAAGGTGGATTTTATGAAGCTTCAGAATGGAAG TGATATTCGAGGTGTGGCTGTTGCTGGCGTTGAGGGAGAACCTGTTACCCTCACTGAACCAGTTACAGAAGCAATAGCAGCAGCCTTTTCCGCGTGGTTACTGGAAATGAAGAGGGCTGATGCATCCAAACCTTTGAGAGTGTCTGTTGGCCATGATTCCCGCATATCTGCACAGGTGTTGCag GATGCAGTTTCTCAAGGTATTGCTGGTGCAGGCCTGGATGTTGTTCAATATGG ACTGGCATCTACCCCTGCAATGTTTAATAGCACACTAACTGAAGATGAAGCTTTTTTATGTCCTGTTGATGGGGCTATAATGATAACAG CTAGTCATCTTCCTTACAACAGAAATGGGTTCAAATTCTTCACAAATGCTGGTGGGCTTGGGAAGgctgatatcaaaatcattctAGAGCGTGCTGCAGACATTTATAAGAGCTTCACAGATCAAGGTTTAATGAAGTCAAAACGGAAAGCTTCTGAATCCATAAAAAGAGTTGATTACATGACTGTGTATACATCTGATCTTGTGAAGGCAGTCCGCAAAGCTGCAGAAAATATAG AGAAGCCATTGGAGGGATTCCATATTGTTGTTGATGCTGGAAATGGAGCAGGAGGATTTTTTGCT gaaaaagttctTCAGCCTCTAGGAGCTATCACCTCTGGCAGCCAGTTTTTGGAACCAGATG GTATGTTTCCAAATCATATTCCCAATCCAGAGGACAAGACAGCAATGAAGGCTATCACCCAGGCAGTCCTTGAGAACAAGGCCGATTTGGGGATCATATTTGATACTGATGTTGACAG ATCTGCTGCTGTTGATTCCATTGGTCGTGAGTTCAACCGGAATCGTTTGATTGCCTTGATGTCTGCCATTGTTCTAGAGGAA CATCCGGGTACAACCATTGTTACAGACAGTGTGACTTCAGATGGCCTGACAACGTTTATTGAAAAGAAACTCG GGGGAAAGCACCATCGGTTCAAAAGAGGCTATAAGAATGTCATTGATGAGGCTGTTCGTCTG AACTCTGTTGGTGAGGAATCACATCTGGCCATTGAAACCAGTGGCCATGGAGCTCTGAGAGAAAACCACTGGCTTGATGATGGAGCATACCTCATG GTTAAAGTTTTAAATAAACTGGCTTCAGCTAGAGCTTCTGGAATTGCTGGCGGCAGCAAAGTTTTGACTGATCTGGTAGAGGGTCTGCAGGAACCAGGAGTAGCTGTGGAATTGAGATTGAAAATCGATCAGAACCATCCAGATCTTCAAGGAGG ATCTTTCCGAGAATATGGAGAGGCAGTGCTGCAACTTTTGGAGAATCATATAGAGTCAGATCCAAAGCTTCAGAAAGCTCCTGTTAACTATGAAGGG GTTCGAGCTTCTGGTTTTGGTGGGTGGTTCCTTCTTAGACTCTCACTTCATGATCCCGTTCTTCCCCTTAACATCGAG GCAACTAGCCATGAAGATGCTGTGAAACTTGGACTCGCTGTCTCTTCTGCTGTCAAGGAATTCCATGCATTGGATACGTCTGCCTTGGATGAGTTTATCCAAACATAA
- the LOC133705169 gene encoding uncharacterized protein LOC133705169 isoform X3 — protein MAAAPSTTAVPYLEKVDFMKLQNGSDIRGVAVAGVEGEPVTLTEPVTEAIAAAFSAWLLEMKRADASKPLRVSVGHDSRISAQVLQDAVSQGIAGAGLDVVQYGLASTPAMFNSTLTEDEAFLCPVDGAIMITASHLPYNRNGFKFFTNAGGLGKADIKIILERAADIYKSFTDQGLMKSKRKASESIKRVDYMTVYTSDLVKAVRKAAENIEKPLEGFHIVVDAGNGAGGFFAEKVLQPLGAITSGSQFLEPDGMFPNHIPNPEDKTAMKAITQAVLENKADLGIIFDTDVDRSAAVDSIGREFNRNRLIALMSAIVLEEHPGTTIVTDSVTSDGLTTFIEKKLGGKHHRFKRGYKNVIDEAVRLNSVGEESHLAIETSGHGALRENHWLDDGAYLMVKVLNKLASARASGIAGGSKVLTDLVEGLQEPGVAVELRLKIDQNHPDLQGGSFREYGEAVLQLLENHIESDPKLQKAPVNYEGVRASGFGGWFLLRLSLHDPVLPLNIEATSHEDAVKLGLAVSSAVKEFHALDTSALDEFIQT, from the exons ATGGCAG CTGCTCCGTCGACGACTGCGGTGCCATATCTGGAGAAGGTGGATTTTATGAAGCTTCAGAATGGAAG TGATATTCGAGGTGTGGCTGTTGCTGGCGTTGAGGGAGAACCTGTTACCCTCACTGAACCAGTTACAGAAGCAATAGCAGCAGCCTTTTCCGCGTGGTTACTGGAAATGAAGAGGGCTGATGCATCCAAACCTTTGAGAGTGTCTGTTGGCCATGATTCCCGCATATCTGCACAGGTGTTGCag GATGCAGTTTCTCAAGGTATTGCTGGTGCAGGCCTGGATGTTGTTCAATATGG ACTGGCATCTACCCCTGCAATGTTTAATAGCACACTAACTGAAGATGAAGCTTTTTTATGTCCTGTTGATGGGGCTATAATGATAACAG CTAGTCATCTTCCTTACAACAGAAATGGGTTCAAATTCTTCACAAATGCTGGTGGGCTTGGGAAGgctgatatcaaaatcattctAGAGCGTGCTGCAGACATTTATAAGAGCTTCACAGATCAAGGTTTAATGAAGTCAAAACGGAAAGCTTCTGAATCCATAAAAAGAGTTGATTACATGACTGTGTATACATCTGATCTTGTGAAGGCAGTCCGCAAAGCTGCAGAAAATATAG AGAAGCCATTGGAGGGATTCCATATTGTTGTTGATGCTGGAAATGGAGCAGGAGGATTTTTTGCT gaaaaagttctTCAGCCTCTAGGAGCTATCACCTCTGGCAGCCAGTTTTTGGAACCAGATG GTATGTTTCCAAATCATATTCCCAATCCAGAGGACAAGACAGCAATGAAGGCTATCACCCAGGCAGTCCTTGAGAACAAGGCCGATTTGGGGATCATATTTGATACTGATGTTGACAG ATCTGCTGCTGTTGATTCCATTGGTCGTGAGTTCAACCGGAATCGTTTGATTGCCTTGATGTCTGCCATTGTTCTAGAGGAA CATCCGGGTACAACCATTGTTACAGACAGTGTGACTTCAGATGGCCTGACAACGTTTATTGAAAAGAAACTCG GGGGAAAGCACCATCGGTTCAAAAGAGGCTATAAGAATGTCATTGATGAGGCTGTTCGTCTG AACTCTGTTGGTGAGGAATCACATCTGGCCATTGAAACCAGTGGCCATGGAGCTCTGAGAGAAAACCACTGGCTTGATGATGGAGCATACCTCATG GTTAAAGTTTTAAATAAACTGGCTTCAGCTAGAGCTTCTGGAATTGCTGGCGGCAGCAAAGTTTTGACTGATCTGGTAGAGGGTCTGCAGGAACCAGGAGTAGCTGTGGAATTGAGATTGAAAATCGATCAGAACCATCCAGATCTTCAAGGAGG ATCTTTCCGAGAATATGGAGAGGCAGTGCTGCAACTTTTGGAGAATCATATAGAGTCAGATCCAAAGCTTCAGAAAGCTCCTGTTAACTATGAAGGG GTTCGAGCTTCTGGTTTTGGTGGGTGGTTCCTTCTTAGACTCTCACTTCATGATCCCGTTCTTCCCCTTAACATCGAG GCAACTAGCCATGAAGATGCTGTGAAACTTGGACTCGCTGTCTCTTCTGCTGTCAAGGAATTCCATGCATTGGATACGTCTGCCTTGGATGAGTTTATCCAAACATAA
- the LOC133705169 gene encoding uncharacterized protein LOC133705169 isoform X2, whose translation MAVCEKIVENVIVAKNRVLTTNQYNQRDCCSAAAPYNHRNFLSFHGGKKLLPKYHCGFVSRRNIYCNAAPSTTAVPYLEKVDFMKLQNGSDIRGVAVAGVEGEPVTLTEPVTEAIAAAFSAWLLEMKRADASKPLRVSVGHDSRISAQVLQDAVSQGIAGAGLDVVQYGLASTPAMFNSTLTEDEAFLCPVDGAIMITASHLPYNRNGFKFFTNAGGLGKADIKIILERAADIYKSFTDQGLMKSKRKASESIKRVDYMTVYTSDLVKAVRKAAENIEKPLEGFHIVVDAGNGAGGFFAEKVLQPLGAITSGSQFLEPDGMFPNHIPNPEDKTAMKAITQAVLENKADLGIIFDTDVDRSAAVDSIGREFNRNRLIALMSAIVLEEHPGTTIVTDSVTSDGLTTFIEKKLGGKHHRFKRGYKNVIDEAVRLNSVGEESHLAIETSGHGALRENHWLDDGAYLMVKVLNKLASARASGIAGGSKVLTDLVEGLQEPGVAVELRLKIDQNHPDLQGGSFREYGEAVLQLLENHIESDPKLQKAPVNYEGVRASGFGGWFLLRLSLHDPVLPLNIEATSHEDAVKLGLAVSSAVKEFHALDTSALDEFIQT comes from the exons ATGGCAG TGTGCGAGAAGATTGTTGAAAATGTAATTGTAGCAAAGAATAGGGTGTTGACGACAAATCAATACAACCAAAGGGACTGTTGTTCTGCGGCGGCCCCTTATAACCACCGCAACTTCCTTTCCTTCCACGGAGGGAAAAAGTTATTACCAAAATACCACTGTGGTTTCGTTAGCCGTCGAAATATTTACTGCAATG CTGCTCCGTCGACGACTGCGGTGCCATATCTGGAGAAGGTGGATTTTATGAAGCTTCAGAATGGAAG TGATATTCGAGGTGTGGCTGTTGCTGGCGTTGAGGGAGAACCTGTTACCCTCACTGAACCAGTTACAGAAGCAATAGCAGCAGCCTTTTCCGCGTGGTTACTGGAAATGAAGAGGGCTGATGCATCCAAACCTTTGAGAGTGTCTGTTGGCCATGATTCCCGCATATCTGCACAGGTGTTGCag GATGCAGTTTCTCAAGGTATTGCTGGTGCAGGCCTGGATGTTGTTCAATATGG ACTGGCATCTACCCCTGCAATGTTTAATAGCACACTAACTGAAGATGAAGCTTTTTTATGTCCTGTTGATGGGGCTATAATGATAACAG CTAGTCATCTTCCTTACAACAGAAATGGGTTCAAATTCTTCACAAATGCTGGTGGGCTTGGGAAGgctgatatcaaaatcattctAGAGCGTGCTGCAGACATTTATAAGAGCTTCACAGATCAAGGTTTAATGAAGTCAAAACGGAAAGCTTCTGAATCCATAAAAAGAGTTGATTACATGACTGTGTATACATCTGATCTTGTGAAGGCAGTCCGCAAAGCTGCAGAAAATATAG AGAAGCCATTGGAGGGATTCCATATTGTTGTTGATGCTGGAAATGGAGCAGGAGGATTTTTTGCT gaaaaagttctTCAGCCTCTAGGAGCTATCACCTCTGGCAGCCAGTTTTTGGAACCAGATG GTATGTTTCCAAATCATATTCCCAATCCAGAGGACAAGACAGCAATGAAGGCTATCACCCAGGCAGTCCTTGAGAACAAGGCCGATTTGGGGATCATATTTGATACTGATGTTGACAG ATCTGCTGCTGTTGATTCCATTGGTCGTGAGTTCAACCGGAATCGTTTGATTGCCTTGATGTCTGCCATTGTTCTAGAGGAA CATCCGGGTACAACCATTGTTACAGACAGTGTGACTTCAGATGGCCTGACAACGTTTATTGAAAAGAAACTCG GGGGAAAGCACCATCGGTTCAAAAGAGGCTATAAGAATGTCATTGATGAGGCTGTTCGTCTG AACTCTGTTGGTGAGGAATCACATCTGGCCATTGAAACCAGTGGCCATGGAGCTCTGAGAGAAAACCACTGGCTTGATGATGGAGCATACCTCATG GTTAAAGTTTTAAATAAACTGGCTTCAGCTAGAGCTTCTGGAATTGCTGGCGGCAGCAAAGTTTTGACTGATCTGGTAGAGGGTCTGCAGGAACCAGGAGTAGCTGTGGAATTGAGATTGAAAATCGATCAGAACCATCCAGATCTTCAAGGAGG ATCTTTCCGAGAATATGGAGAGGCAGTGCTGCAACTTTTGGAGAATCATATAGAGTCAGATCCAAAGCTTCAGAAAGCTCCTGTTAACTATGAAGGG GTTCGAGCTTCTGGTTTTGGTGGGTGGTTCCTTCTTAGACTCTCACTTCATGATCCCGTTCTTCCCCTTAACATCGAG GCAACTAGCCATGAAGATGCTGTGAAACTTGGACTCGCTGTCTCTTCTGCTGTCAAGGAATTCCATGCATTGGATACGTCTGCCTTGGATGAGTTTATCCAAACATAA
- the LOC133705169 gene encoding uncharacterized protein LOC133705169 isoform X4, whose amino-acid sequence MKLQNGSDIRGVAVAGVEGEPVTLTEPVTEAIAAAFSAWLLEMKRADASKPLRVSVGHDSRISAQVLQDAVSQGIAGAGLDVVQYGLASTPAMFNSTLTEDEAFLCPVDGAIMITASHLPYNRNGFKFFTNAGGLGKADIKIILERAADIYKSFTDQGLMKSKRKASESIKRVDYMTVYTSDLVKAVRKAAENIEKPLEGFHIVVDAGNGAGGFFAEKVLQPLGAITSGSQFLEPDGMFPNHIPNPEDKTAMKAITQAVLENKADLGIIFDTDVDRSAAVDSIGREFNRNRLIALMSAIVLEEHPGTTIVTDSVTSDGLTTFIEKKLGGKHHRFKRGYKNVIDEAVRLNSVGEESHLAIETSGHGALRENHWLDDGAYLMVKVLNKLASARASGIAGGSKVLTDLVEGLQEPGVAVELRLKIDQNHPDLQGGSFREYGEAVLQLLENHIESDPKLQKAPVNYEGVRASGFGGWFLLRLSLHDPVLPLNIEATSHEDAVKLGLAVSSAVKEFHALDTSALDEFIQT is encoded by the exons ATGAAGCTTCAGAATGGAAG TGATATTCGAGGTGTGGCTGTTGCTGGCGTTGAGGGAGAACCTGTTACCCTCACTGAACCAGTTACAGAAGCAATAGCAGCAGCCTTTTCCGCGTGGTTACTGGAAATGAAGAGGGCTGATGCATCCAAACCTTTGAGAGTGTCTGTTGGCCATGATTCCCGCATATCTGCACAGGTGTTGCag GATGCAGTTTCTCAAGGTATTGCTGGTGCAGGCCTGGATGTTGTTCAATATGG ACTGGCATCTACCCCTGCAATGTTTAATAGCACACTAACTGAAGATGAAGCTTTTTTATGTCCTGTTGATGGGGCTATAATGATAACAG CTAGTCATCTTCCTTACAACAGAAATGGGTTCAAATTCTTCACAAATGCTGGTGGGCTTGGGAAGgctgatatcaaaatcattctAGAGCGTGCTGCAGACATTTATAAGAGCTTCACAGATCAAGGTTTAATGAAGTCAAAACGGAAAGCTTCTGAATCCATAAAAAGAGTTGATTACATGACTGTGTATACATCTGATCTTGTGAAGGCAGTCCGCAAAGCTGCAGAAAATATAG AGAAGCCATTGGAGGGATTCCATATTGTTGTTGATGCTGGAAATGGAGCAGGAGGATTTTTTGCT gaaaaagttctTCAGCCTCTAGGAGCTATCACCTCTGGCAGCCAGTTTTTGGAACCAGATG GTATGTTTCCAAATCATATTCCCAATCCAGAGGACAAGACAGCAATGAAGGCTATCACCCAGGCAGTCCTTGAGAACAAGGCCGATTTGGGGATCATATTTGATACTGATGTTGACAG ATCTGCTGCTGTTGATTCCATTGGTCGTGAGTTCAACCGGAATCGTTTGATTGCCTTGATGTCTGCCATTGTTCTAGAGGAA CATCCGGGTACAACCATTGTTACAGACAGTGTGACTTCAGATGGCCTGACAACGTTTATTGAAAAGAAACTCG GGGGAAAGCACCATCGGTTCAAAAGAGGCTATAAGAATGTCATTGATGAGGCTGTTCGTCTG AACTCTGTTGGTGAGGAATCACATCTGGCCATTGAAACCAGTGGCCATGGAGCTCTGAGAGAAAACCACTGGCTTGATGATGGAGCATACCTCATG GTTAAAGTTTTAAATAAACTGGCTTCAGCTAGAGCTTCTGGAATTGCTGGCGGCAGCAAAGTTTTGACTGATCTGGTAGAGGGTCTGCAGGAACCAGGAGTAGCTGTGGAATTGAGATTGAAAATCGATCAGAACCATCCAGATCTTCAAGGAGG ATCTTTCCGAGAATATGGAGAGGCAGTGCTGCAACTTTTGGAGAATCATATAGAGTCAGATCCAAAGCTTCAGAAAGCTCCTGTTAACTATGAAGGG GTTCGAGCTTCTGGTTTTGGTGGGTGGTTCCTTCTTAGACTCTCACTTCATGATCCCGTTCTTCCCCTTAACATCGAG GCAACTAGCCATGAAGATGCTGTGAAACTTGGACTCGCTGTCTCTTCTGCTGTCAAGGAATTCCATGCATTGGATACGTCTGCCTTGGATGAGTTTATCCAAACATAA
- the LOC133704300 gene encoding ubiquitin-like protein 5, with protein MLEVVLNDRLGKKVRVKCNDDDTIGDLKKLVAAQTGTRAEKIRIQKWYNIYKDHITLKDYEIHDGMGLELYYN; from the coding sequence ATGTTGGAGGTGGTGTTGAACGATCGTTTGGGAAAGAAAGTGAGAGTGAAGTGCAACGACGACGACACGATCGGCGACCTCAAGAAGCTCGTGGCGGCACAGACCGGTACCCGAGCTGAGAAGATCCGGATCCAGAAGTGGTACAACATCTATAAAGACCATATTACCCTCAAGGATTACGAGATTCATGATGGCATGGGCCTCGAGCTCTACTACAACTAG